Part of the Micromonospora inyonensis genome, CCAGATCCCCGGTGCGCAGAATCCCCGCCTCGAACGTCCGGGCCGTCAGCTCCGGCCTTTGGTAGTAGCCGGCCGCGACTGCGGGCCCGAACACTCGGACCTCCCCGACCTCGCCCTCAGGAAGATCGCGTCCGGACTCGGGCTCGACAATGCGTAACTGGACGTCGCTCGCCGGGCGGCCGCAGCTGACCACTTCGGTCCCGTCGAGGCGCTCGAACCGGAGCGGGTCGCCTTCGGCCCGGGCGGTCACCATCAGGGTCGCCTCGGCCAGCCCGTAACAAGGGATCAACGCGGCGGGGTTGAAGCCGTACGGCTCGAAGCGTTCCTGGAAGCGGCGCAGCACGGCGGGTGAGATGGGCTCCGAACCACAGAAGAGGTGCCGCAGGCTCGACAGGTCGACCGCGTCTTCTGCGTCGCACATCTCGAGGGCGAAGTTGGGCGCGACCGAGATCGTGGCCCGATAGTCCGAGACCGCCTGTAGCCACCGGGACGGTCGCTGCACGAAGTGCCCGGGCGACATCATCACCAACGGCCAGCCTCCGTACAGCGCCAGCATGAGGGTCCCGACCATCCCCATGTCGTGATAAGGAGGCAGCCAGGAAACCCCTACCCGCTCCGGGTCCTCACCGATCCGCTCCGAGATCGAGCGACAGTTGCTCACCAGATTGGCGTGGGTGAGCACGATGGCCTTTGGATCATCCGTCGACCCTGAGGTGTACTGCAGAACGGCCGGTGCGGACGGCGGCTCATCCGGGACGCGGCGGGCAGGCTCCGACCTTCCGACCGGTGCGACGATGACCGGTACGCCGAGATCCGCCACCGCCTCGCACGACTCCGCGATCACCGCACACGGGGCACAGTCGTCGACGATCGCGGAAACGTGCCGGGCCGTCCGCCGCGACGTCGGCGGATAGGCGGGTACGGCCGTAGCCCCGGCCTGCAGCACCCCGAAGAGCGCAGCCACGTAGTCAAGCCCCGGCGGCAACGCCAGAACAACTCGCGTCCCGGGCTCCACGAACCGGGCAACCGCCGAAGCCCGCTCGTACAGCTCAGCGTAGCTCCAGCTCACGGCACTACCGCTCGTACCGCCAACCAAGAACCGGTAGGCAACGCGATCCGGCTCCTCCGCGGCCCGGGCAGCCAAGATCCCCGGCAACCATCCAGTGGCGGCCACAGTCCCCCCTCTTCGCATCACGCAGACGCGTGCTCAAGGGTACCGCTGATGTCGATGTTGGCACCCAGCGCGAACAGGGGGTTGAGAAAAATGGGACTGGACACGCCAACGCCGGGAAGCGTTTCGGTCACCCCTTGATCCGTAGCACCTGCACGGCGCGGTCGATCACCGGCTCGGCGACCCCGTAGTGCTCCGCGCGTGCCAACGGCATCACCCGCTCGCTCCACGTCGGACCCGAGGAACATCGATCGCAATCCAGAAGGTCGCAAGGCTGCACGTCAGCTGCCGCGTGAATCGAGCCAGTTCCCGGGCAATCGGCCCGGCGGCCCGCCGCCGAGCCGTTCTCATGGAGTGCCACGACGCCGAGGCGACGGTGCGTGCCACCCTCGCCCTCGGCGTCGCCACGTCGGTAGCCGCGAGTGTCCTGCACGCAAAGCCGAGCCCGATCAGCCGGTGGATCAACTCGATGCCGCGAC contains:
- a CDS encoding fatty acyl-AMP ligase, producing MAATGWLPGILAARAAEEPDRVAYRFLVGGTSGSAVSWSYAELYERASAVARFVEPGTRVVLALPPGLDYVAALFGVLQAGATAVPAYPPTSRRTARHVSAIVDDCAPCAVIAESCEAVADLGVPVIVAPVGRSEPARRVPDEPPSAPAVLQYTSGSTDDPKAIVLTHANLVSNCRSISERIGEDPERVGVSWLPPYHDMGMVGTLMLALYGGWPLVMMSPGHFVQRPSRWLQAVSDYRATISVAPNFALEMCDAEDAVDLSSLRHLFCGSEPISPAVLRRFQERFEPYGFNPAALIPCYGLAEATLMVTARAEGDPLRFERLDGTEVVSCGRPASDVQLRIVEPESGRDLPEGEVGEVRVFGPAVAAGYYQRPELTARTFEAGILRTGDLGYLRGGELFVTGRLNDLVIIAGRNLYPHDIERSVLATDARIRRAVAFSVPGTEERLVVMAEVRRADELAQLEGRIVAAVTADHGVRPSDVRLVRPGTIAMTTSGKPRRRHTREEYLSAGTR